The window GACAGGAGAGGATGCCCGTCACGACCTCCGGCCGGGTGACACGGGACTTCTCGACCACGTCGTACTCGCGGACGATATTGATGCTCGCGGCCGGAGCGATGAGCGAGAGCACGTCGACCTCCGCGGGGCTCAACTCGCGTCCCTCCACCTTCACGATGTCCTTGCGCCCGAGACGGTCGGAGGGGACGTTCATCCCGACCGAAATCTCCTCGCCGCCGGAGCCGTCGATGCCGAGGATGGCCAGCACGTTGAGCGCCTGCCCGGCCGCGATGTGGTCGATGACGGTGCCGTTCTTGATCTTCGAGACGCGGAGCTCCTGGTTCGAGTCGCTCATCGCCCATCACCCCCATCACCGGGGAGCATCATGTCCAGTAGCGCCATCCGCACGGGGACGCCGTTGTGTGCCTGGTCGAAGTAGGTGGCGTACTCCGTCTCGTCGACATCCGGGGCGATCTCGTCGACGCGGGGGAGCGGATGCATCACGGTCAGGTCGTCCCTGGCGGCGTCGAGCGTCTCGGCGTCGATACGGTACTCGCCGGCGACCTGGCGGTACTCGTTCTCGTCGGGGAAGCGCTCGCGCTGGATGCGCGTGAC of the Haloglomus salinum genome contains:
- the pyrI gene encoding aspartate carbamoyltransferase regulatory subunit, translating into MSDSNQELRVSKIKNGTVIDHIAAGQALNVLAILGIDGSGGEEISVGMNVPSDRLGRKDIVKVEGRELSPAEVDVLSLIAPAASINIVREYDVVEKSRVTRPEVVTGILSCPNANCISTEGEPVESRFDVLDDAVRCGYCDTILREDLAEHIATD